Proteins from a single region of Syntrophales bacterium:
- a CDS encoding O-acetyl-ADP-ribose deacetylase: MEAVVNKTRLALVEGDITREETDAIANAANEGLRGGGGVDGAIHRAGGPAIMAECRKIGFCPTGQAVVTTGGNLKAKYVIHTVGPVYRGGTRGEERLLASCYIECLKQAVARGLKSIAFPSISTGVYGYPMDEAARVSLKAVIDFLKENETLETVRFVLFGKAALEAYERELRKLL; the protein is encoded by the coding sequence ATGGAAGCGGTGGTCAACAAGACCAGGCTGGCCCTGGTGGAGGGGGACATCACCCGGGAGGAGACGGACGCCATCGCCAACGCGGCCAATGAGGGGCTCCGGGGCGGAGGCGGCGTGGACGGCGCCATCCATCGGGCCGGGGGACCGGCCATCATGGCGGAGTGCCGGAAGATCGGCTTCTGCCCCACGGGGCAGGCCGTCGTCACCACCGGCGGGAACCTGAAGGCGAAGTACGTGATCCACACGGTGGGGCCCGTGTACCGGGGCGGGACGAGGGGCGAGGAGAGGCTGCTGGCGAGCTGCTACATCGAGTGCCTGAAGCAGGCAGTCGCCCGGGGGCTGAAGAGCATCGCCTTCCCGTCGATCAGCACGGGGGTCTACGGGTATCCCATGGACGAGGCCGCCCGCGTGTCCCTCAAAGCCGTAATCGATTTCCTGAAGGAGAACGAGACCCTGGAGACGGTGCGCTTCGTCCTGTTCGGAAAGGCGGCGCTGGAGGCGTACGAGCGGGAACTGCGGAAGCTGTTATAG
- a CDS encoding radical SAM protein — protein sequence MNGTFELGPIRPPSEAKSLLIRLTRNCPWNKCAFCHTYRGTKFELRSVDEIKRDIRTIRSMVDRITETSWKYGHGGRITQSLANYFFESDEDGSEGIRSVVAWLYFGGESVFLQDANSIIMKTDDLVDVLNFIREQFPWVKRITSYCRSKTAARKSVEDLTRLKEAGLSRIHIGLESGYDPVLEFIKKGATAADHIQGGRNVVAAGISLSEYVIPGLGGDRWSNEHAVETAKVLNAINPDFIRLRTLQVVPGTDLYTMRQNGEFRPLPDEEILKEIRLFIETLDGITSTVVSDHILNLLEELEGKLPEDKPKLLATIDRFFALPDRDRLIYRLGRRKGIYRRLGDLSDAYTYNHLGGIIDSYSDQGNGAMDRDLTRIMQQYI from the coding sequence ATGAACGGAACCTTTGAACTGGGCCCCATCCGGCCTCCCAGCGAGGCAAAGAGCCTTCTCATCCGGCTGACCCGCAACTGTCCCTGGAACAAGTGCGCCTTCTGCCACACCTACCGGGGCACGAAATTCGAGCTCCGGTCCGTGGACGAGATCAAGCGCGACATCCGGACGATCCGGTCCATGGTCGACCGGATCACCGAGACCTCCTGGAAATACGGTCATGGCGGCCGGATCACCCAGTCGCTGGCGAACTACTTCTTCGAGTCCGACGAGGACGGCTCCGAGGGCATCCGCTCCGTCGTCGCCTGGCTCTACTTCGGCGGCGAGTCGGTCTTCCTGCAGGACGCCAACTCCATCATCATGAAGACCGACGACCTCGTTGACGTACTGAATTTCATCCGGGAACAGTTCCCCTGGGTCAAGCGGATCACCTCCTACTGCCGGTCCAAGACGGCGGCCCGCAAGAGCGTGGAGGATCTCACGCGGCTGAAGGAGGCGGGCCTCTCCCGGATTCACATCGGGCTGGAGAGCGGGTACGATCCGGTCCTGGAGTTCATCAAGAAGGGCGCCACCGCCGCCGACCACATCCAGGGCGGCAGGAACGTCGTGGCCGCGGGAATCTCGCTCTCGGAATACGTCATCCCCGGTCTCGGGGGCGACCGCTGGTCCAACGAACACGCCGTCGAGACGGCGAAGGTGCTCAACGCCATCAACCCCGACTTCATCCGCCTCCGGACCCTCCAGGTCGTCCCGGGAACGGATCTGTACACCATGCGCCAGAACGGGGAATTCCGCCCTCTCCCGGACGAGGAGATCCTCAAGGAGATCCGGCTCTTCATCGAGACGCTCGACGGTATCACCTCCACCGTGGTGAGCGACCACATCCTCAACCTCCTGGAGGAGCTGGAGGGAAAGCTGCCGGAGGACAAGCCGAAGCTCCTGGCAACGATCGACCGGTTCTTCGCCCTTCCCGACCGGGACCGGCTCATTTACCGCCTCGGCCGGCGCAAGGGGATCTACCGCCGGCTCGGCGACCTTTCCGATGCGTACACCTACAACCACCTCGGAGGGATCATCGACTCCTACTCGGACCAGGGCAACGGCGCGATGGACCGGGACCTGACCAGGATCATGCAGCAGTACATCTGA
- a CDS encoding DUF1015 family protein, producing MVTVEPFTAVHPRWDCARQVAAPPYDVVSRDEAARLAADNPQSFLRVEKSEVDLPADVPSDAAAVFARGRENLDRLLREETLVRDEIPHFYLYRQTMGGHSQTGLVAVLSTKEYESGTIRRHEFTREDKERERTRHVDRLNAQTGPVFVAYRSREDLRDALRKVSGGPPAVDFTADDGVGHTVWTVDDPAVEAAIRQAFSTVDALYIADGHHRAAAADAVARARREADPGAWKGDEPWNFFLAVLFSHDEIRIMDYNRAVRDLNGMDDESFLREVSRRFRVTPGIPEKRPGRAGDFGMYLRGRWYGLTYLPGPEDTDDPVASLDVSILQDRLLGPILGIGDPRTDDRIDFVGGIRGPGELERLVDSGRSAVAFTLFPTSLDQMMAVADTGRVMPPKSTWFEPKLRSGLFVHFLE from the coding sequence ATGGTAACCGTAGAACCCTTCACCGCCGTTCATCCCCGCTGGGACTGTGCCCGGCAGGTGGCGGCCCCCCCGTACGATGTCGTCAGCCGCGACGAGGCCGCCCGCCTGGCCGCGGACAACCCGCAGAGCTTTCTCCGCGTCGAGAAGTCGGAAGTCGATCTCCCCGCGGACGTTCCCTCCGACGCCGCCGCCGTGTTCGCCCGCGGCCGGGAGAACCTGGACCGGCTGCTCCGGGAGGAAACCCTCGTGCGGGACGAAATCCCGCATTTCTACCTGTACCGCCAGACCATGGGCGGCCACAGCCAGACGGGCCTCGTGGCCGTCCTGAGCACAAAGGAATACGAGTCCGGAACCATCCGCAGGCACGAGTTCACCCGGGAGGACAAGGAGCGGGAGCGGACCCGGCACGTCGACCGGCTGAACGCCCAGACGGGACCCGTCTTCGTCGCCTACCGGAGCCGGGAGGATCTTCGGGACGCCCTGCGGAAGGTGAGCGGCGGGCCTCCGGCGGTCGACTTCACCGCCGACGACGGCGTCGGGCACACCGTCTGGACCGTGGACGATCCCGCCGTGGAAGCGGCCATCCGGCAGGCTTTCTCGACCGTGGACGCGCTCTACATCGCCGACGGCCATCACCGGGCGGCGGCCGCCGACGCGGTCGCCCGGGCTCGGAGAGAGGCCGACCCGGGGGCCTGGAAAGGGGATGAGCCCTGGAACTTCTTCCTTGCCGTCCTGTTCTCCCACGACGAGATCCGCATCATGGACTACAACCGGGCCGTCCGGGACCTGAACGGGATGGACGACGAGTCCTTCCTCCGGGAGGTGTCCCGCCGTTTCCGCGTCACCCCCGGCATCCCGGAGAAAAGACCGGGCCGGGCGGGCGACTTCGGCATGTACCTGCGCGGGCGCTGGTACGGCCTGACGTACCTTCCCGGACCGGAAGACACGGACGACCCCGTCGCCTCGCTGGACGTCTCGATCCTCCAGGACCGCCTCCTGGGTCCGATTCTCGGCATCGGCGACCCCCGGACGGACGACCGCATCGACTTCGTCGGCGGCATCCGAGGCCCCGGGGAGCTGGAGAGGCTGGTCGATTCGGGCCGCTCTGCCGTGGCCTTCACGCTGTTTCCCACGAGTCTCGACCAGATGATGGCAGTGGCCGACACCGGGCGGGTCATGCCCCCGAAATCGACCTGGTTCGAGCCAAAGCTCCGGAGCGGCCTCTTCGTCCATTTCCTGGAATGA
- a CDS encoding protein-L-isoaspartate(D-aspartate) O-methyltransferase — protein sequence MTDLYRKQRLKMVETQIRARGIEDRRLMKAMETVPRHLFVDEAIISQAYNDSPLPIDEHQTISQPYIVALMTEALELTGKEKVLEIGTGSGYQAAILAMLADHVFSIERIPALATKARRLLEGLNLFNVAIRVADGTYGWRDEAPFDGIIVTAGAPALPEPLTAQLAVGGRLVVPVGGRFTQTLMKYTRLSEDPNDLKKENLGGCRFVDLIGDHGWQAF from the coding sequence ATGACGGATCTCTACCGGAAACAGCGACTGAAGATGGTGGAAACGCAGATCCGGGCCCGGGGCATCGAGGACCGGCGCCTCATGAAGGCCATGGAGACGGTCCCGCGCCATCTCTTCGTCGACGAGGCCATCATCAGCCAGGCCTACAACGACAGTCCCCTCCCCATCGATGAGCACCAGACCATCTCCCAGCCCTATATCGTGGCGCTCATGACGGAGGCCTTGGAGCTGACGGGGAAGGAAAAGGTGCTCGAGATCGGAACGGGATCGGGTTACCAGGCGGCGATCCTGGCGATGCTGGCGGACCATGTCTTTTCCATCGAGCGGATCCCCGCCCTGGCGACAAAGGCCCGGCGGCTCCTGGAGGGCTTGAATCTCTTCAATGTCGCCATCCGGGTGGCCGACGGCACCTACGGCTGGCGCGACGAGGCCCCCTTCGACGGGATCATCGTCACGGCCGGCGCGCCCGCGCTGCCGGAACCCCTGACCGCCCAGCTGGCCGTGGGGGGGCGGCTCGTCGTTCCCGTGGGGGGACGATTCACCCAGACGCTCATGAAGTACACCCGCCTTTCCGAGGACCCGAACGACCTGAAAAAGGAAAACCTGGGGGGATGCCGATTTGTGGACCTCATCGGAGACCACGGCTGGCAGGCATTCTGA
- a CDS encoding peptidoglycan DD-metalloendopeptidase family protein codes for MWTSSETTAGRHSDETAAGTSSRRLPGTALCRILAALAILPFFLFAIILPGPADAAPRTRPAKGVYHLVKKGETLSGIARAYGINADAIREANGMSRKDHLEADRALFIPGAKKIIEDTRPRTARDKQPAQGKERTGPKRSTGKTVKPEPAPGKAAATKVREQTGKEPKEKPGTGPAAAPAKAAAKAPVRGEETGAPAGRITIAEGRVYVSEADREKAEQAAAEEKKRAADALKASRARAEEKADRARETAVRPKEDPPRSKTQAPAAPGGNGKETAAAPARTDDAEQKTEKPKRKKLLWPVKGKVITRFGPQPNGMYSNGIRITAREGAAVLSAEEGTVIFSAPLKDYGETIILRHDDAYATVYTNLGSRQVNADDRVRAGSRIGSVGRDHRSGSGALHFEVRVKNKACNPLLFLN; via the coding sequence TTGTGGACCTCATCGGAGACCACGGCTGGCAGGCATTCTGACGAAACCGCCGCCGGAACGTCATCCCGCCGGCTCCCCGGAACGGCTCTGTGCCGCATCCTGGCCGCGCTGGCAATCCTGCCGTTTTTCCTGTTTGCGATCATCCTACCCGGCCCGGCGGACGCCGCTCCCCGGACCCGCCCTGCTAAAGGCGTTTACCACCTGGTCAAGAAGGGCGAGACCCTGTCCGGAATCGCCAGGGCCTACGGCATCAACGCCGATGCGATCCGCGAGGCCAACGGCATGTCCCGGAAAGATCACCTGGAGGCCGACCGGGCGCTCTTCATCCCGGGGGCCAAAAAAATCATCGAGGACACCCGACCCCGGACGGCCCGGGACAAGCAGCCCGCCCAGGGAAAAGAGCGGACCGGACCGAAGCGGAGCACCGGGAAGACCGTAAAACCGGAGCCCGCCCCGGGAAAGGCCGCCGCGACCAAAGTTCGGGAGCAAACGGGAAAAGAGCCGAAAGAAAAGCCGGGCACCGGCCCGGCTGCCGCACCGGCAAAGGCCGCGGCGAAGGCCCCGGTCCGCGGGGAGGAAACGGGAGCCCCGGCGGGGCGGATCACCATCGCCGAGGGGCGGGTCTATGTCTCGGAGGCGGACCGCGAGAAGGCGGAGCAGGCCGCGGCAGAGGAGAAGAAGCGGGCCGCCGATGCCCTGAAGGCGTCCCGGGCCCGGGCGGAGGAGAAGGCCGACCGGGCCCGCGAGACAGCCGTCCGGCCAAAAGAAGATCCACCACGCAGCAAAACGCAGGCACCGGCCGCACCCGGCGGCAACGGAAAAGAGACGGCCGCGGCACCGGCCCGGACCGATGACGCGGAGCAGAAGACGGAAAAGCCGAAGCGCAAGAAGCTCCTGTGGCCGGTAAAGGGCAAGGTGATCACGCGCTTCGGTCCCCAGCCGAACGGCATGTATTCCAACGGCATCCGGATCACCGCCCGGGAAGGAGCGGCCGTTCTTTCCGCCGAGGAGGGGACCGTCATCTTCTCGGCCCCCCTGAAGGACTACGGAGAGACCATCATCCTCCGGCATGACGACGCGTATGCCACGGTCTACACAAACCTGGGAAGCCGCCAGGTGAATGCCGACGACAGGGTCCGGGCAGGGTCCCGGATCGGCTCGGTGGGGCGGGACCACCGGAGCGGCTCCGGCGCGCTTCACTTCGAAGTGCGCGTGAAGAACAAGGCCTGCAATCCCTTGCTTTTCCTCAATTGA
- a CDS encoding alpha/beta fold hydrolase, translating to MSQPIRVFIHGLESTSQGTKGVWFRERYPGMIIGDYRGSLAERMEVLRERLEGRENLILVGSSYGGLMAALFACASPERVRRLVLLAPALHLDEFAPCLDRRIGMPVSLYHGSFDDVVPPGPVREIAGRVFSDLTYHLLEDDHSIHRNFPLLPWDLLLEVR from the coding sequence ATGTCCCAGCCGATACGTGTCTTCATCCACGGTCTCGAAAGCACCAGCCAGGGCACGAAGGGGGTCTGGTTCCGGGAGCGCTATCCCGGCATGATCATCGGGGATTACCGGGGGAGCCTGGCGGAGCGGATGGAGGTGCTCCGGGAGAGGCTGGAGGGCAGGGAAAACCTGATCCTGGTGGGCTCCAGCTACGGCGGCCTCATGGCGGCCCTGTTTGCCTGCGCCTCCCCGGAGCGGGTACGGCGGCTCGTTCTCCTGGCGCCGGCCCTTCATCTGGACGAGTTTGCGCCCTGCCTGGACCGCCGCATCGGCATGCCCGTCTCCCTCTATCACGGCTCTTTCGACGATGTTGTGCCCCCGGGGCCCGTCCGCGAGATCGCCGGCCGGGTGTTTTCCGATCTGACGTATCACCTCTTGGAGGACGACCATAGCATCCACCGGAACTTTCCCCTCCTCCCCTGGGACCTTCTCCTGGAGGTCCGCTGA
- a CDS encoding molybdenum cofactor biosynthesis protein MoaE, producing the protein MNLMDMIESVKSHPRFSEAGMILCHNGVVRATSRDGRPVSQVTVRADRERLAAIIAGIKARPGIVEVLAEIREGTLRVGEDVMYVVVAGDFRENVFAALMDAVNAIKADVTRKTEA; encoded by the coding sequence ATGAATCTGATGGACATGATCGAATCTGTCAAGTCCCATCCCCGCTTTTCCGAGGCGGGGATGATCCTCTGCCACAACGGCGTCGTCCGGGCCACCTCCCGGGACGGCCGCCCCGTTTCGCAGGTGACCGTCCGGGCCGACCGGGAGCGCCTCGCCGCCATCATCGCCGGGATCAAGGCCCGCCCCGGCATCGTGGAGGTCCTGGCGGAGATCCGGGAGGGGACCCTGCGCGTGGGCGAGGACGTCATGTACGTCGTCGTGGCGGGCGACTTCCGGGAAAACGTCTTCGCCGCCCTGATGGACGCGGTGAACGCGATCAAGGCCGACGTCACCCGGAAGACGGAAGCCTGA
- a CDS encoding TAXI family TRAP transporter solute-binding subunit produces the protein MKRAFLCIAAFMLVLALVPGGEALAQKKTFLTLSSGSPGGAYYPLGGGMAVIIEKTVEGFRCASESTGASVENTRLVGGGESDMGMVMGSIAYNATLGKDPFKQKYPLVALFQMYPAPEHIVTTKQSGIRSIKDLKGKKVSIDVPGSGCANMAKAILEEYGFRLNKDITIANLSQNESVQALKDGVVDAVFFNFAYPGAAVLDLASSRDIVLIPIERPMADKIVKKYPYYIKIPIPAKTYPGQDKEILCLGDSNVLVANRKMSDDVAYKVTKAIFSNVKTGKFALVNIHPVAAQLTPANAVNSPIPLHPGAIRYFREVKALK, from the coding sequence ATGAAGAGAGCTTTCCTTTGCATCGCGGCCTTCATGCTGGTCCTGGCGCTGGTCCCCGGCGGTGAAGCCCTGGCACAGAAGAAAACCTTCCTTACCCTCTCGTCGGGAAGCCCCGGCGGCGCTTACTATCCCCTCGGCGGCGGCATGGCCGTCATCATCGAAAAGACCGTGGAGGGGTTCCGCTGTGCCTCGGAATCCACGGGAGCCTCCGTCGAGAACACCCGTCTCGTCGGTGGCGGCGAGTCCGACATGGGCATGGTGATGGGCAGCATCGCCTACAACGCCACCCTCGGCAAGGATCCCTTCAAGCAGAAATACCCACTCGTGGCCCTCTTCCAGATGTACCCGGCACCGGAGCACATCGTGACGACGAAGCAGTCGGGAATCCGATCCATCAAGGACCTGAAGGGGAAGAAGGTCTCCATCGACGTCCCCGGCAGCGGCTGCGCCAACATGGCGAAGGCCATCCTCGAAGAGTACGGTTTCAGGCTCAACAAGGACATCACCATCGCCAACCTCTCGCAGAACGAATCCGTCCAGGCCCTGAAGGACGGCGTCGTGGACGCCGTGTTCTTCAACTTCGCCTACCCCGGCGCCGCGGTCCTGGACCTGGCCTCCTCCCGGGACATCGTCCTGATCCCCATCGAGCGGCCCATGGCGGACAAGATCGTCAAGAAATACCCCTATTACATCAAGATCCCCATCCCGGCGAAGACCTATCCCGGACAGGACAAGGAAATCCTCTGCCTCGGCGACTCCAACGTCCTCGTGGCGAACAGGAAGATGTCCGACGACGTGGCGTACAAGGTCACCAAGGCCATCTTCAGCAACGTCAAGACAGGCAAATTCGCCCTCGTCAACATCCATCCGGTTGCCGCGCAGCTGACGCCGGCCAACGCCGTCAACAGCCCGATCCCGCTGCATCCGGGCGCGATCCGCTACTTCCGGGAAGTCAAGGCGCTGAAATAG
- a CDS encoding alkaline phosphatase family protein, translating into MTVLHPFPLSAAVREAYRSGREDETLPPVVLCDAGGRPLGRFRKGDSVIFYNIRGEREGELTESLIRNDFPHFPVENGLDLKFATMISYGKDLDVRVAFPSEEAVTDTLGDVLSRNGIPQVRITEAEKAVHVGFFLSGKRTGLLPGEERIVVPTRKDVALFDEAPEMSVAGITEAVLEKLRDPSSRFVFANLPNVDVVGHIENEGAVMKAVEAVDRAAGVLTDAALRAGWTVIVTADHGSAEKWLYPDGAVDTGHTDSPVPFLLLGPAGPVPLRPRGTLIDAAPTILDLLGLPAPAAMTGRSLLASEGEKPRAERLLVLLLDGWGLNPGREGNLIAKADTPAMDRLLAAGAHAALEAAGEAVGLPAGTVGNSEAGHLHLGAGRVIYSDRVRIDRAIADGSFARNEAFRWAAEGAKRDGKALHLMGIVSFFSSHGSLNHLYALMDLAKDTGPGEVYIHAMLGRRGEQPESGARYIEQVERRAAESGCSRVVSVIGRYWSMDREENWDRIEKTYRMLVHGEGQPIRVETGS; encoded by the coding sequence ATGACTGTTTTGCACCCTTTTCCCCTGTCCGCCGCCGTCCGCGAGGCCTACCGCTCCGGCCGCGAGGACGAGACCCTTCCGCCTGTTGTCCTGTGCGACGCCGGGGGACGCCCCCTGGGCCGCTTCCGGAAGGGCGATTCCGTGATCTTCTACAACATCCGCGGCGAGCGGGAGGGGGAGCTGACGGAGAGCCTGATTCGAAACGATTTTCCGCATTTCCCGGTGGAGAACGGCCTGGATCTCAAGTTTGCCACGATGATCTCCTACGGGAAGGACCTGGACGTCCGGGTGGCCTTTCCCTCCGAGGAGGCGGTCACGGATACCCTGGGCGACGTCCTCTCGCGGAACGGCATCCCCCAGGTCCGGATTACCGAGGCGGAAAAGGCCGTCCATGTCGGGTTCTTCCTCAGTGGGAAGCGGACGGGGCTTCTCCCCGGGGAGGAGCGGATCGTCGTTCCCACCCGGAAGGACGTGGCCCTCTTCGACGAGGCGCCGGAAATGTCCGTCGCGGGCATCACGGAGGCGGTCCTGGAGAAGCTTCGCGATCCGTCGTCCCGCTTCGTCTTTGCGAACCTCCCCAACGTGGACGTGGTGGGCCACATCGAGAACGAGGGGGCCGTCATGAAGGCCGTCGAGGCGGTGGACCGGGCGGCCGGTGTCCTGACCGACGCGGCCCTCCGGGCGGGCTGGACCGTCATTGTCACCGCCGACCACGGGTCCGCCGAGAAGTGGCTGTATCCCGACGGCGCCGTGGACACGGGCCACACCGACAGCCCCGTGCCGTTCCTGCTCCTGGGACCGGCGGGACCGGTTCCCCTCCGCCCCAGGGGCACCCTGATCGACGCGGCGCCGACGATCCTGGACCTGCTGGGCCTCCCGGCGCCCGCCGCCATGACGGGCCGGAGCCTCCTGGCGAGCGAAGGGGAGAAGCCCCGGGCCGAACGGCTCCTCGTGCTGCTCCTGGACGGCTGGGGCTTGAATCCCGGGCGGGAAGGGAACCTCATCGCGAAGGCGGATACGCCCGCCATGGACAGACTCCTGGCGGCGGGGGCGCACGCGGCGCTAGAGGCGGCCGGGGAGGCCGTGGGGCTCCCGGCGGGAACCGTGGGGAACTCCGAGGCGGGGCACCTGCACCTCGGCGCCGGGCGGGTGATCTACTCCGACCGCGTCCGGATCGACCGGGCCATCGCCGACGGGTCGTTTGCCCGGAACGAGGCCTTCCGCTGGGCCGCCGAGGGGGCAAAACGGGACGGGAAGGCCCTTCACCTGATGGGGATCGTCTCGTTCTTCAGCTCCCACGGGTCCCTGAACCACCTGTACGCCCTGATGGACCTGGCCAAGGACACGGGGCCCGGGGAGGTCTATATCCACGCCATGCTCGGCCGGCGGGGGGAGCAGCCGGAGAGCGGGGCCCGGTACATCGAGCAGGTGGAGCGGCGGGCCGCGGAGTCCGGCTGCAGCAGGGTCGTTTCCGTCATCGGCCGCTACTGGTCCATGGACCGGGAGGAGAACTGGGACCGCATCGAGAAGACCTACCGGATGCTCGTCCATGGGGAAGGGCAGCCGATCCGGGTTGAAACGGGTTCGTAA
- a CDS encoding DUF721 domain-containing protein has product MRRKGTPRLEPLGLIIRKVAKREGVPLQAADLRLLSFWDRSVGPQVAAQTYPEDIRRGILQVRVSSSVWMHQLQFLKEDILRKLRDVMGSEEVKGLRFSIGEIPRSAAAPKREAPPREILGTSLLKARDRRLIDESLAVVADPELRELLKRVMTKDLLRRRIREQRRGRP; this is encoded by the coding sequence ATGCGCCGCAAAGGAACCCCGAGACTGGAGCCCCTCGGGCTGATCATCCGGAAGGTGGCAAAGCGCGAGGGAGTCCCCCTCCAGGCGGCGGACCTGCGTCTCCTGTCCTTCTGGGACCGGTCGGTGGGACCCCAGGTGGCCGCCCAGACCTATCCCGAGGACATCCGCCGCGGCATCCTCCAGGTGCGGGTCTCCTCCTCCGTGTGGATGCACCAGCTCCAGTTCCTGAAGGAGGACATCCTGCGGAAGCTCCGGGACGTCATGGGAAGCGAGGAGGTCAAGGGGCTTCGCTTTTCCATCGGCGAGATCCCCCGGTCGGCGGCGGCGCCGAAACGGGAGGCTCCGCCCCGGGAGATCCTCGGAACCTCGCTCCTGAAGGCCAGGGACCGTCGGCTCATCGACGAGAGCCTGGCGGTCGTGGCGGACCCGGAGCTTCGGGAGCTCCTGAAGCGGGTCATGACGAAGGACCTGCTTCGCCGGCGGATCCGGGAACAGCGGCGAGGCCGTCCATGA
- a CDS encoding tRNA1(Val) (adenine(37)-N6)-methyltransferase codes for MEHAVSLKEDETLDPICGGRLRVIQAKRGYRFSVDALLLASFVCLRPDETAADLGTGSGILALILATRPERPFVEALELQPEMVDRARRSAALNGLADRIRVRTGDVRRAVPILAASSFDLVVFNPPYRKPRSGRVNPNPEKAMARHEIAGSLEDFLDAAAKLLREGGRMCAIYPARRAAAMIAGMKARGIEPKRLRMVHSRSGSEGEFLLVEGTRGGGEELDVMPPLFLYGDGRHYSGEMERIMDGLAAVPGSAGEAGPSS; via the coding sequence ATGGAACACGCGGTATCCCTGAAGGAAGACGAGACCCTGGACCCCATCTGCGGCGGGCGCCTCCGGGTCATCCAGGCGAAGCGGGGCTACCGGTTCTCCGTGGACGCCCTGCTCCTGGCCTCGTTCGTGTGTCTCCGGCCGGACGAGACGGCGGCGGACCTGGGGACGGGGAGCGGCATCCTCGCCCTGATCCTGGCCACCCGCCCGGAACGCCCCTTCGTGGAGGCCCTGGAGTTGCAGCCGGAGATGGTCGACCGGGCGCGCCGGTCGGCAGCGCTCAACGGCCTGGCCGACCGTATCCGGGTCCGGACGGGCGACGTCCGCCGGGCGGTCCCGATCCTGGCAGCATCCTCCTTCGACCTGGTGGTATTCAACCCGCCCTACCGGAAACCCCGCTCCGGCCGGGTCAATCCGAACCCCGAGAAGGCCATGGCGCGCCACGAGATCGCCGGGAGCCTGGAGGACTTTCTCGACGCGGCGGCAAAACTCCTTCGGGAGGGCGGCCGCATGTGCGCGATCTATCCCGCGAGGAGGGCCGCCGCGATGATCGCGGGCATGAAGGCCCGCGGCATCGAGCCGAAGCGCCTCCGGATGGTCCACTCCCGCTCCGGTTCGGAGGGCGAGTTTCTCCTCGTCGAGGGGACCCGTGGGGGGGGAGAAGAATTGGACGTGATGCCGCCGCTGTTCCTTTACGGGGACGGGCGACACTACTCCGGGGAGATGGAGCGGATCATGGACGGCCTCGCCGCTGTTCCCGGATCCGCCGGCGAAGCAGGTCCTTCGTCATGA
- a CDS encoding DUF1850 domain-containing protein: protein MKRTTTWLLAAVLLLSVFRAAEGADSLFLQILRHPDGGLLREIPVRPGDVFRLEYIHSSDGTPVLDLFRVGDDGGFVLVEEEYEWYGAGLESHPQAKISFRGDRTRVTVNRPFRELLLRVGRVSRQEIRAGGGRIVLAEIAPGGSLIRIRIVRRGA, encoded by the coding sequence ATGAAGCGGACGACGACATGGCTTCTGGCGGCGGTCCTGCTGCTGTCCGTCTTCCGGGCGGCGGAGGGTGCGGATTCCCTTTTCCTCCAGATCCTTCGCCACCCGGACGGCGGCCTGCTCCGGGAAATCCCCGTCAGGCCGGGTGACGTCTTTCGCCTTGAGTACATCCACTCTTCCGACGGGACGCCCGTCCTGGACCTTTTCCGGGTCGGGGACGACGGGGGCTTTGTCCTTGTGGAGGAGGAGTACGAATGGTACGGCGCGGGGCTGGAATCGCACCCGCAGGCCAAAATTTCCTTCCGGGGAGACCGGACACGTGTGACGGTGAACCGGCCTTTCCGGGAGCTTCTGCTCCGGGTCGGCCGCGTCTCCCGCCAGGAGATTCGGGCGGGCGGCGGCAGGATCGTCCTGGCGGAGATCGCGCCGGGAGGAAGCCTGATCCGGATCCGGATCGTCCGACGTGGGGCGTGA